The segment tatttccccctaacattatagctggttatttaccattgcatatatatattcaagatattttttatgtaagaatgaagtcaagggttactttatttagaggccccttgccaaggtgaaaacccctttgcattggtgaagagccaacatagataaatatcccactttggtgaaattggcaaaaccctacttatacatctcaagcacctcaacaccatcttagtgccttattctctgctgcaggaaatatagctgcaaacagagaaccagccttagccagaagcatgtggacatgttgagatttttgcaattcaatgcaaagtttctgaaagagtgaataacagaatgttattaacagtgatagtctaattctttctagttctacctcttttcaaacagtttgtggttttgttttgtttaattataaaactgttctgtgctgcttaaaaattggacaaacagttgtgttaatgtaaagttttagtctgaagtttgtaTTTGTAACACACTCAGTAtgtagattttatttaaaatataggaaacaattattgatttttttttatccgattagtcgattaatcgaaaaaataatcggccgattaatcgattatgaaaataatcgttagttgcagccctatcttgattgaagaattaaaaactaatattttatcacctctttcactttacccttcctagtacttagagtaggcaaagagaatgactggggggtggagctaagggatgagctatatagacagctctgctgtggtgctcatttgccacttcctgtagggaaggataatatcccacaagtaaaggatgaatccgtggacttgtcttacctttatagaagaaagtgtggtttttttccatttttttttatcatattgtattattttttttaaaataacggtatataatatgtgtgggtacagtaaatgagtaagaggaaaattacagctaaacacaaacactgcaaaaatgtaaaaaaagccctggtcccaaacggtcagaaaatggaaaagtgttgtgccAGCAAACTTTTTTTACATCATTAGttgttttaggatatgcacagacctcaacatgttttatggcactttaagtcagtcaaaaatacaattcaattaacaGCTTCTCATAGTTTTCACAACAATTCAATGCTAACTATCAGCGAGACCATAAAACCCCCCCAGAAAATTACAATGCATTTAAATAgaaaacattttctaaaataaatgctCTACTGTTGTGCCACTTAGCTTTGAAAACTTatttaacacattaaaaatacaaacttgcccatGGCAAAAGAAGTCAGAGGCTAATGTTCACCAAGTAAAATTCTTTACTGTCTATATCCTGCATTTCACACTCTCATTATTTATATCAGCATTTTTAACTACATCTTTGAGAACTAGATATGCCAAACGCTGTAAGTATAGTTTGTGTCTTGCATCACAAAATGGCTTTGATGAACTCTAgtgaattattttaaacaaaagtgAATTAtttggtaatattttttttctttattctttacattatataagaaaattaaaaaataaaaatgtaaggaatggaaaaccattttaaaacatttatcatTAAAATGTGCAATTCATtggtttttaacaaaataaaaatattgaagatataacgATTAAATTACCATCTCAGATTTAAATTCCCATGGTATtgcatggaaaaaaacataactgaTTCCAGCTTCTAGACAACGTTGAGCCAAAACTCGGCCTACATTTTCACTGGCCATAACGTCTTTTGTGCTGTATAAGTGTTTCTTTATTGCCCACTCTCGAGTAGACGCTGAGAGTAGCACATTTCCATTAGCATGCTCGACAAAAGCAGTTACATGGTGTTGAGAGCGCTCAAATTTTAACCTTAAAGCAAAGCAAAAATGAATCATATTAGTGCAGGATGAATAAAAACGTAAAAACTATATTgcaaacaaaatacataaaaaacaattaTGAAATTCCTGTAACTTTAATATCAAACATTTTCATAATGGGtgaaaataattttgtattttcaaTTTGAATGTAATACATTTGACATGTATAGTTTTAGGTACTGGCCTGGCAAGACAAAACAAGAAGGACTGATTGACTATACAAGACTTAAAATCAGCATAGTCAGTATACATGTTTCTTATATGTGGTTTTATTTACACTATAGAAAGTCTGGGGCATTttgtaaacataataaaactattttaaCACAGACAAATGTAGAAGaacaaaaattcagaaaaaaaaacagagaatatTTTTACGTCCATTGTTTAAAACGGCAtaattgtaaaattatatttttgttttgaatAGACTGATGGTTGACATATGAAGCTGCTGTCATGTTCCCAATGTTTTAAGAACCAAAACACTACTCTAAAGTTTAACTTCTAGACGCCTTTAGGACATTACATGCCGTCCTAAAAGCGATTGGTTTTATATGACATTAAGACATCATGGAACGTCCTAAGTTTTACCGTCCTTTTCCCCTCTCTGTAAAAACAGAGGTGGATATGACTGTGGGATGTGCCTAGCAATGCATAATTTTTTGTTATTCTCACCAgtatatttacattaaaaagctCACATCCCCGGTCTCTTTCAATATTGCTTGTCCTCTGACTGAATCTCACTCTGTCAGTCACTAACAGACTGGAAGTCTGGTGCAAGCTGTATTTGTATTGCAGGGGGAGCTCTCTACTCAGTAACCACCTTCTAAAAACTTTTATGGAGATTTTTTTATATAGTGGCAGCAGTCTGTGCTAATGAACGCTACTTATTTAGCCTAGAGCTTAAATAGCGCACATTAGTGCCGACTGCAGCATAAAAAAATACACACTTGTGTGCTAGGCTATCTTAGAGGGAATGGGCCTATATAGGAATATGGGCCTGGAGCTGTAGCTCCACCAGCCCTTACATAAATCTGGCCATGCAAAGCAGTGTAATACAGGAAATGCCTGTATCTCCAGATTTGTCATAGTAGCATCTTTTAACTAAAGCTGTAATGATAGAGACAGAAACTCTCCCCATATTTCCTGACAATAAATAACGGTACCAGGCGGGAAAAGGAAACATCTTTTACATGTAAAATGGTGAAACTTTCAGTTACTCCTGTTCTGGGAGAGCTACTAGGATGGgtcaacaaatataaaaaaaacaatctcaGAAAATGTAAGACGCAAAACCAagcaatcacttaaagggacactaaacatttttTGACAATGATTTATATAATAATTGCAGAAAAGCTTATAGCTTACAATGGTGGTTTGAAATAGCACAGGAAGGCTATGTTTGCTCCCTGCAGGGTTCTCTATGCTACTCCATGGTGCCTACCATCTCACAGCACGCCTATTTTTACTTTTGAACTGACAGCTAATACAGCCAATTAGCTGCTGTATAGCCCACAGACTTTTAAAGCAATGAACAAAATaaggttaaatgtccctttaaacatatcccagtgaacaaagtaaattctgttataaaagaaaatatttccaTGCAGCTTTTTTTGCACTAATAAAACTATAATACTTACCTATGCCAGTACTGTCTAGATGGCCAAACTGTTGCCCAACCACGGTCTTTCAATGCTAGCGCCAATCGCTCCATATTACGCGGGTTTCGATTTGTGAAATTTGGGCTAACAAGTTCATTTTCTTGGGTGTCTATTTCAGCCTGGCCAGAAGACTGAAAACTAGCTAAAGTAGTAGCGTGACGAACAGCTGgaacaataaaaaaatgacattagaTAGTAGCAATGCTAGAAATAACTGAAGTACACAATTTTGTTTAAAACAGACAAAACATTCCTTgctgattctgatagaacatacaattttaaacaactttccaatttacttctaatatctaatttgctaaaatctgttggaatcctttgttgaaaagcatacctaggtaggcccaggagctttGAGGCTAGCTGCTTATTGATGGATGCAGATATGCCTCATTtacttaccgatgtgttcagctaactcccagtagtgcatcgctgcgccttcaatataggataccaagataattgggctaaatagataatagaagtagcgaaagttgtctaaaattaaaatatctgaatcatgatagatttTTTGTGTTGCGTGTCTCTTTAAGGGAGGGACATCCTAATGAAAAATAATAGACTAACTACTTAAAgggattttaaataaatgtatttattggttTACTAAATACACAAAGAAGAACATAGCAATCTACCGTACTTTCTGCTCTTTCATCTGGGCAGTATGCACCACACTAGTGATATGTCTATATGGTGCTAAATGCTGTGCTGATCTAAACCCTGACCAACATCACTGCTGCAATCCAGATTAGAGCAGAATGCAAGAGAAAATTCCTCCCCTGGAAAGGCGAGAACAGCATTGTAGCATTGTAACATTGTAACATAAACGTGGAcataccaccaccaccaccaccacatgatatgtacaaagtatacttacaAGGCAAACTATATAAATGCCAAAGAAATCTAGTTTGGTCCCATAATGATTAATTATTTTAAAGAGGTTTCAACAAACGAACGAATGCACTAGGGCACTATAAAAAACTGAGCCTGGTGTCTGGATTTGCGAGACTTGAAAGTACTACCACACTGCAGCCTAATGTATCTCCAATAGACTGCACCAGGGAAGAAAAACGTTAAGCATGACGTATGCCCAGATGAGAGCTGGTGTTGTGAGGCCACCAGAGGCCCAACTTTTTTTCAGCTTCtgttatgagatttttttttagtgaacatTTTTCTTCGGGTCATTTTgacattaaattttaaattaggcaatgtttaaaaggtacactaaacccaacaaatttatttcatgattcaagtagaggatacaattttaaacaacattccaatttacttctattatctaatttgcttaattctttagatatcctttgttgaagaaacagtgatgcacatgggtgagcaaatcacacgaagcatctatgtgcagccaccaatcagcagctactgagcctatctagatatgcttttcagcaaaggatatcaaaagaattaaacaaattagtaaattaaaaagttgtttaaaattgcatgttattattattggttatttgtagagcgccaacagattccgcagcgctaattgtatctaaatcatgaaagaaaaaatgtgggtttcatgtccctttaactggagaataaagcaatttttaaagtgttACAATGTATTGCTGTAGGTGAAAATATGTGTTTCCTTTgatcttggtctaacatcacataattagaaggtaaaaatgtagtaaaaaaaaaaaaaaaaaaaaagttcactgcaCACAAGCCGTGGAAGGGCTAGGAAGTAaggttaaaaaaaatccctaagagCCAGTCATCAATCAATGCACTGTTTCGTATTTAACTGTTTTGTTTAAACAGCGATTTTCATTAGATCTGAACTACAGCACAGCTGACTGGTGACAGAAGGTTAGTACCATGGTTACTGTTCAGCTCTAGttagagggacataaaacaattttttttcatgattcagatagaacatacaattttaaacaactttccaatatacaggtagccctcactttacgccggggttaggttccagaaggaatggttgtaaatcgaaaccgttgtaaattgaaacccagtttataatgcaagtcaatgggaagtgagggagatcggttccaggcccctcttaaaattttcataagtaacacctaatacattatttttaaagctttgaaatgaagacttttaatgctaaacaacattataaacctaataaaataatcacacaacacagaatatatatttaaactaagttaaatgaacaaaaagatttgctaaacagcattaaacctaataaaagaaagaatcacacaacacagacttcacttgcatttttctgcaaacagttctttctatgcattccaatctggactgatttatagacaggaagatcttgttcctttaaaacctgttcgattgctcaggtctggttaaactgattaatttcagcttgcttggctttgctgcaacacaagcgg is part of the Bombina bombina isolate aBomBom1 chromosome 6, aBomBom1.pri, whole genome shotgun sequence genome and harbors:
- the MRPL18 gene encoding 39S ribosomal protein L18, mitochondrial → MSVVIRNRSLIQAVRHATTLASFQSSGQAEIDTQENELVSPNFTNRNPRNMERLALALKDRGWATVWPSRQYWHRLKFERSQHHVTAFVEHANGNVLLSASTREWAIKKHLYSTKDVMASENVGRVLAQRCLEAGISYVFFHAIPWEFKSEMVQRFRNAMKEGGVVLSEPRRIYE